AAGCGTGTTTCCGAAGCACTCGGAAAGCCCGTCGAAGAGGTCACGGCCATCATCCTCGACCGTCCGCGCCATGAGAAGCTCATCGCCGAGGTCCGCGCCGCGGGCGCGCGTATTCGTCTCATCGGTGACGGCGATGTTTCGGCGGCCATTGCCACGACCTTCGAAGACACCGGCATCGACATCCTTTTTGGTACCGGCGGCGCGCCCGAGGGCGTGCTGGCCGCGGCGGCGCTGCGCTGCACCGGCGGTGAGATCCAGGGGCGCCTGAACTTCCGCAACGACGGAGAGATCGAGCGCGCAAAAAAGATGGGCCTTGCCGATCCCCACAAGAAATTCACGACCGAAGAGCTGGCCGCGGGCAACGTGATGTTTGCCGCCACCGGCGTCACCGACGGCGACTTCCTGCGCGGCGTTCGCTACACCAGCCAGGGGGCACGCACCCACAGCGTGGTGATGCGTTCGCAGACCAAGACGATCCGCTACATCGAAGCCAGCCATCACTTCGATCACAAGCCCGCGACGCATCTGCCCTCATAAGGCGAGGCGCGCGAGCGAGGGGGAGGGGCCAGATGGGCGCGCATGAGTGCATCGCCATTGCCGGGCCCTCGGGCTCGGGAAAGAGCGACCTGGCCTACCGCATCCGGGGCGGGCTCGTCCTGGAGATGGACGACTATTTTCGCGATTTCTCGCACGCCGATTACTACCTCGATCCCGACTGGGATACGCCGCGCGCCTACGATCTCGACCTGCTCACTGCTCACGCAAAGGCTTTGCTTGCCGGCGAGGAAGTCGAACTCGTTCGTTTCCATTTCCGCGAAGGCACCCGCCGCACCGACCGCCGCGTCTCGCTCGCGCCGGGGCAGCCGCTCATTGTCGAAGGGCTCTACGCCTTCGCGCTGGCACTTCCCTGGACGCTCAAGATTTTCATCGAAGTGAGTTTTCCCGAAATGGTTGAGCGGTGTCTGCCGCGCGACCAGGCCGAGCGCGGCCGCGCCGATCTCAAGAAACTGCTCGGGATGTACGAACAGAGCTGGCGCAAGTATGAGAGCGAACTCTTTCCCCAACGCGAGCGCGCCGACGTGGTGCTCGCCTCCGACTGGGGGACGCGCCTGCCAAAGGAGCTCGACGTCCCGGCGCTTCGCGCCTCGACCTGAATCGCTGCGCCCTAGTCCGCGCTCTCCAGAAATTTCTTTGCCCGCGCATTCTCGGGATCGATGCGGATGATCCGCTGGAAGTAGGGACGCGCGCGCTCGGGGAGTTTGAGGCGCGTGTAGGTCTCGGCGATCTTCTGCAGGGCGGGTACGGGATTGGCGTCGCGGCGGGCCATTTCTTCCCACTGGTTGATGGCCTCGTGGTAGAGCTGGCGCTTCAGGTAGTAAGCGGCCAGTTGCCCGCGGTAGGTCGAGTTGCCGGGATCCTTGCCCACCGCGCGGCGCAGTTCCTGAATCGCTTCCACCCATCGCCCGAAGGCGGCGTAGCTCTTCGCCAGCTCATAGCTGTAGACCGGATTCTCGGGGAACTTCTCGGCCAGGGGCTGCCAGAATTGATAGCCCGAGACGCCGCCCAGGGCGGCCTGCGCCTTTTCGAGCTCCCGATAAACCTCGATCTGGTCAGCGTCCACGCGAAGCGCTGCGTAGAAGGCCTCCACCGCGTCGGCCCAGCGATCGGTCCTGGCCTGCGCCTTGCCCAGGATCAGCAGGGCGGTCGCGTCACCTGGATGGCGCTCGACGTAGTGGGCGACCACTTCGCGGGCGCTCTCGTGCTCGCCCGCCTCGGTCTGTGACTGGTAGAGCGCCGCAACGAGCTTGAAGTCATCGGGGCTGAGCAGAAACGCGCGCAGAAGCTGGCGCCGGTAGTCGCTCGTAAGGCCCGCCTGCTTGAAGATGCGAGCCAGGCTCAGGTGCGCGTCGGCCTGGTCGGGAATGACGGTTTCCATCACGGATGAAATGCGCCGCGCCGCCGCCGGATCGCTTTCGAGCAGCGAGGCAAAGAGATTCAAGACGTCGCCCAGCACGCGGCGGTCAATGTCGATGGCCGCGCGAAGATCCAGCGCCGCCAGCCCGAGGCGCCCCGCGTACCAGTAGTAGCGCCCGCGCTCAAGCAGGGGGTAGGGGTCGTTGGGTCCCAGTTCCACTGCGCGCACGAAGTGGCGCGCGGCCAGTTCATTCTCGCCCAGCTTCCCGGCCAGTGCGGCCAGGTCCGTGCGATAGAGCGGCTCGCGCGGGGAGTGGGCGACGGCCTGCTCCAGAGCGGCGAGCGCTTCACGACGAAGCCTCTCTTTGAGCGCCTCGTCCTTGCTGGTGGCAGCATTGGCGAGCAGGGCGCGCGCGTGCTGGTGGTGGAACTCCGCATCGTTCGGGCGGAGGCTC
This genomic stretch from Chrysiogenia bacterium harbors:
- the glpX gene encoding class II fructose-bisphosphatase, yielding MDRNLALEMVRVSEAAALSAARLMGRGDEKAADQAAVNAMRTALNSMDIRGTVVIGEGERDEAPMLYIGEEVGKGAEHDPAVDIALDPLEGTTITAHGGPNALAVIAVADHGNFLHAPDTYMDKIAVGPRAVGKVDLDASPLENLKRVSEALGKPVEEVTAIILDRPRHEKLIAEVRAAGARIRLIGDGDVSAAIATTFEDTGIDILFGTGGAPEGVLAAAALRCTGGEIQGRLNFRNDGEIERAKKMGLADPHKKFTTEELAAGNVMFAATGVTDGDFLRGVRYTSQGARTHSVVMRSQTKTIRYIEASHHFDHKPATHLPS